The following proteins are encoded in a genomic region of Kosakonia oryzae:
- a CDS encoding HlyD family secretion protein has protein sequence MLFRKEVAENIRSHQSGQVLLLTGWPVWLTIAVTLLFIAALLLFLIYGNYTRQVNVSGEINSWPHTTDLFAPEEGVIARVFITPGQTVRAGAALYELDVSKTSPSGNLSSTTLAVLENQSVQIDKALRNIDYNQHVTLESLQKQLDQLSIERQKTVSMVDISAEGVNAMRSSMKDYERYRSQGLVTTDQQNNQRYLFYQQMSVWNSLSSQIVQQDMQINSLRSDLVTRAAQFDEQKSRYLLQQADIKRQLAEANVSKTRLITAPAAGHVSSLNITQGQMVAAGDEVVQLVPSTGILFHLVLWLPDDSVPYIKPGEDINIRYAAYPAEKYGQFPGKIISVSSAPVTGSELRKRASIPQSPGKIWFKAVVAVDKEKLQWRGKRLPLVSGMQAQATLFLEKRPLYQWMFYPYYTLKNSISEPVSDKA, from the coding sequence ATGCTTTTTCGTAAAGAAGTTGCCGAAAATATCCGATCACATCAATCCGGGCAGGTATTATTATTAACCGGCTGGCCAGTCTGGTTGACGATCGCAGTGACGCTGTTATTTATCGCCGCATTATTACTGTTTTTAATTTACGGTAATTATACCAGGCAAGTTAATGTCAGCGGTGAAATCAACTCCTGGCCGCACACCACTGATTTATTCGCCCCCGAAGAAGGGGTTATTGCCCGTGTTTTTATCACACCGGGGCAAACAGTCCGCGCCGGTGCTGCTCTTTATGAACTGGATGTCAGTAAAACATCGCCTTCCGGCAACCTCAGTTCCACCACGCTGGCTGTACTGGAAAATCAATCCGTGCAGATTGATAAGGCGCTAAGAAACATCGATTACAACCAGCACGTCACACTGGAAAGCCTGCAAAAACAGCTGGATCAGCTATCGATCGAACGGCAAAAAACCGTGTCCATGGTAGACATCTCTGCTGAAGGCGTTAATGCCATGCGCTCCAGCATGAAGGACTATGAGCGATATCGCAGTCAGGGGCTGGTTACAACAGACCAGCAAAACAATCAGCGCTACCTTTTTTATCAGCAGATGAGCGTCTGGAATAGCCTCAGCTCGCAGATTGTTCAGCAGGATATGCAGATAAATTCTCTGCGCAGCGATCTGGTAACCCGCGCCGCTCAGTTTGATGAACAGAAATCGCGCTACCTTCTGCAACAGGCAGATATTAAGCGACAACTGGCTGAAGCGAACGTGAGTAAAACCCGTCTTATTACCGCGCCCGCAGCGGGCCATGTTTCGTCCTTAAATATCACGCAGGGACAAATGGTTGCCGCCGGAGATGAAGTCGTGCAGCTGGTTCCTTCCACGGGAATCCTGTTTCATCTGGTGCTGTGGCTGCCGGATGACAGCGTGCCTTATATCAAACCCGGAGAAGACATTAATATCCGTTATGCCGCCTATCCTGCGGAAAAATATGGACAATTCCCGGGGAAAATCATTTCCGTATCGTCGGCGCCGGTAACGGGATCAGAGCTGAGAAAACGCGCCAGCATACCGCAATCACCAGGCAAAATATGGTTCAAGGCCGTGGTAGCGGTGGATAAAGAAAAACTACAGTGGCGGGGAAAAAGGCTGCCGCTGGTCAGCGGAATGCAGGCGCAGGCCACCCTTTTTCTGGAAAAACGTCCGTTATATCAATGGATGTTCTATCCCTATTACACGCTGAAAAACAGCATTTCGGAGCCAGTTAGTGACAAAGCCTGA
- a CDS encoding GGDEF domain-containing protein has product MKDKLLLDAFSALSLGVIIVDAQYRITLWNAWLEAHTGLAASETLGEDFFTVFPDLLYHRVGDAIHQAIGHNLSALLSQSLHRSPFPLYAEPARPAARLSQAVTIVPLGDAERFCLIQIVDVTAAVRRESLLRDQAHELLSQSLSDGLTGVGNRRYFDLCIDREWRASKRNNKSLSLLLIDVDHFKRYNDCYGHQRGDECLQQIANAMRNALDRPNDILFRYGGEEFCALLPETRSADAVEIAERLRTSVQLLDLPHANSPDGIVSVSIGVASHNQQQHTEYGQLIQSADDALYVAKRAGRNTVRVKSATRQPRPVKS; this is encoded by the coding sequence ATGAAAGATAAGTTGTTACTGGATGCATTCTCTGCGCTCAGCCTCGGCGTAATCATCGTTGATGCGCAATACCGCATTACGTTGTGGAACGCCTGGCTGGAAGCCCATACCGGTCTTGCCGCCAGCGAAACGCTGGGGGAGGATTTTTTTACTGTCTTTCCTGATTTGCTGTATCACCGCGTTGGCGATGCTATCCATCAGGCAATTGGTCACAATTTATCAGCCCTGCTGTCGCAGTCGCTGCACCGTTCTCCATTTCCGCTTTATGCCGAACCGGCGCGGCCTGCCGCCCGGTTGAGCCAGGCCGTAACGATTGTCCCGCTGGGTGATGCTGAACGGTTTTGCCTGATCCAGATTGTGGATGTTACGGCCGCAGTCCGCCGCGAATCCCTGCTGCGCGACCAGGCGCATGAGCTGTTATCACAATCGCTGTCGGACGGTCTTACCGGTGTAGGCAACCGGCGTTACTTCGATCTCTGCATTGATCGCGAATGGCGCGCCAGCAAGCGCAACAACAAATCGCTGTCGCTGCTGCTTATCGATGTCGATCACTTCAAACGCTATAACGATTGCTACGGCCACCAGCGCGGAGATGAATGTCTGCAACAGATCGCGAATGCCATGCGTAATGCGCTGGATCGCCCGAACGACATTCTGTTTCGCTATGGCGGCGAAGAGTTCTGCGCCCTGCTGCCGGAAACGCGCTCCGCCGATGCGGTGGAAATCGCCGAACGGTTACGCACCAGCGTTCAACTGCTGGATTTGCCCCATGCCAACTCGCCAGACGGCATCGTCAGCGTGAGCATTGGTGTCGCCAGCCACAACCAGCAACAGCACACAGAATACGGCCAGCTTATTCAGAGCGCTGATGATGCGCTGTACGTGGCCAAACGCGCAGGTCGCAATACGGTGCGCGTAAAATCCGCCACCCGACAACCGCGACCGGTTAAGAGCTGA
- a CDS encoding response regulator, with translation MMSRYILIVDDSRLSRMISRQFVTNLHNDWKIDEAGTGEEAIALAATTAPYLILLDVNMPGIGGLETASRIRKSHPQTHIVLLTANVQHSVQAVAEELGLGFLPKPLKEPQLHALLNSLETNS, from the coding sequence ATGATGTCCCGATATATTCTGATTGTTGACGACAGCCGCCTGTCGCGCATGATTTCACGGCAGTTTGTCACAAATCTGCATAACGACTGGAAAATTGACGAGGCCGGCACGGGCGAAGAAGCGATCGCTCTGGCTGCAACAACGGCGCCGTATCTGATCTTGCTGGACGTTAATATGCCGGGCATTGGCGGGCTGGAGACGGCTTCGCGCATTCGTAAAAGCCACCCGCAAACCCACATTGTTCTGCTCACAGCCAATGTGCAGCATTCCGTGCAAGCCGTCGCCGAAGAACTTGGCCTTGGCTTCCTGCCGAAACCGCTGAAAGAGCCGCAGCTCCATGCATTGCTGAACAGCCTGGAGACGAACTCATGA
- a CDS encoding HTH-type transcriptional regulator has translation MEYKDPMFELLSSLEQIVLKNEVTQPVTLSKKPNSFSDFEQLRRGTGLKIDDFARVMGVSVSMVHEWESQRIKPTATEMKLMRLIHANPTLSKQLID, from the coding sequence ATGGAATATAAAGATCCTATGTTTGAACTGCTGAGCAGTCTGGAACAGATTGTTTTGAAAAATGAAGTAACGCAGCCGGTAACTCTGAGCAAAAAGCCGAATTCCTTTAGTGACTTTGAACAATTGCGACGCGGAACCGGGCTGAAAATTGATGACTTCGCTCGTGTAATGGGAGTCTCGGTATCAATGGTGCATGAGTGGGAATCACAACGAATAAAACCCACCGCGACTGAAATGAAACTGATGCGTCTGATTCATGCTAACCCGACGCTCAGCAAACAGCTTATTGATTGA
- a CDS encoding chemotaxis protein CheC gives MNALTDISDIEADSLMEIFNIGVGHAAAAMSNIVNEEVRMSVPTIRFTTRSEAADELGAGVSLFGISQYYEGAYATEAILMFPEAASFEIVRMMVGDLIPAHELGEMEREAMSEIGNIVLNACVGTLANMFQKELQGSLPEVRVGTSKEILNPDKDENDPIVMMLRIDFALERQQIQGYLAFILDMSALQDLREQIRLYINRIESGCVPDGM, from the coding sequence ATGAACGCGCTGACGGATATCAGCGATATCGAAGCTGACAGCCTGATGGAGATCTTCAACATTGGCGTCGGCCATGCGGCCGCAGCGATGAGCAATATCGTCAATGAAGAAGTACGCATGTCGGTGCCGACCATCCGCTTTACTACCCGCTCGGAAGCCGCCGACGAGCTGGGTGCAGGCGTCTCGCTGTTTGGTATCAGCCAGTATTATGAGGGCGCGTATGCCACGGAAGCGATTCTGATGTTTCCGGAAGCCGCCAGTTTTGAAATCGTGCGCATGATGGTTGGCGATCTGATCCCCGCCCACGAACTGGGAGAGATGGAACGCGAAGCGATGAGCGAAATCGGTAATATTGTGCTCAACGCCTGTGTTGGCACGCTGGCGAACATGTTCCAGAAAGAGCTACAGGGCTCGCTGCCCGAGGTGCGCGTCGGCACCAGCAAGGAGATCCTCAATCCGGACAAAGATGAAAACGATCCGATAGTGATGATGCTGCGCATCGATTTTGCGCTGGAGCGCCAGCAAATTCAGGGGTATCTCGCGTTTATCCTTGATATGTCCGCGCTGCAAGACTTACGTGAGCAAATCCGGCTTTATATCAACCGCATTGAGTCCGGTTGTGTTCCCGACGGAATGTAA